The Parabacteroides sp. FAFU027 DNA window TATTTATTGACCTAAACCAGAACTATTAAGTGCGGAGTCAGCACGGTAAACTCTGACAGCTTTATCATGAAAACAAGATTTTCGCTATTGACAGTATTAATTGCGCTATTATTTAGTGCAAATTTATTTGCGGAATATTCCAATGCATCTTTAGCTGGAGCATGGTACATTCCGGCTTCAAGCAGTTCGGAAGAAGAAATTTACATGATCTTTGATGAAAAGGGAATAATAACCGAATTCGGCGGATACAATATAGTTAATAATGGAACGAATGTCGGAACATATACCGTTACTCCCTCTGGACAAGTCACAATAAATCTGACAGTAGACAATTCCTTGTACACAAATACAGGGCAATTTTTCACGCTGGACTCAATATCAGGTTTTAGTGGAGAAGAACTAGCGTATATGGTAAAAATTCCTGATATCGGAACTCTGGCTGGATATTGGAGTGGTTCTATCAGTAACTCTGATTATTCTGGAAATTTCTATATATCAATTGATAATACAGGAAAAATAACTTCACCATCGTCATATTTCGGTCATGTTTTTACCAGGAAAGGAAAAGTGATAGGTTTTATTGCCACTAATAATGGATCTGATTGTTGGGGACAAATGCAATTTGCTGATTGTATTTTCTTAAAAGATAACATTTCCGGAAAAATGATAGCAGACTGTTCTGACATTAATGGGAGCATTTTCTTATCACGATTCTCAACTCAAATGTACTCTTACAAAGAGATAACACCCAAATTCTACTATATTATAGGGATGGGAGACGGAAAATGGAATAATTCATCTAAGGGACTGGGAGCCTCCTATTATCCAATGAGTATAGTAACCGGAAATCAATATGATGCAAATGGGAATGGCATATTTACATATACCGGATATTTTCTTTCTACGAATCAGTTCAAATTGATTGGAGGTAATCTTGATTGGTTAGAGCAATGGGGAAACGATGGAATTCCAGGAATAAATAATCCTATTCATAACTATCTTCTATCTTCAAATTTCCAAGTACCTGCTGATGGGCTGTATATAATAACATTAAACTCCATATCCAACACACTTAGTATAAAACAATTAACCTCATATATCCCAACTTGGTATTCTACAATTGGACTAATTGGAGATATGTCGAATTGGATGAATGAGGTAACGATGAATCCGGTTGGACCTTTGTATAACCATGTCTGGTATACAAACTACACATTTGCATCCAACTGCATCGTAGATCAAGGTGTAAAATTTAGAGCTAATAATGACTGGTCAACCAACTGGGGATGTGCAGATTTCCCATATGGCATCGGAAGTCAAGATGGTGCTAATATTCCTTATACAGCCGGAACTTATACGATTTTTTTCAATGATGTTAGTGGCACTTATTATTTCTTCAAACAATCTACCAGCGCAGTAAAGGAGGTTAATTCCAAATTCATTTCCATTTACCCCAATCCTGCATC harbors:
- a CDS encoding T9SS type A sorting domain-containing protein encodes the protein MKTRFSLLTVLIALLFSANLFAEYSNASLAGAWYIPASSSSEEEIYMIFDEKGIITEFGGYNIVNNGTNVGTYTVTPSGQVTINLTVDNSLYTNTGQFFTLDSISGFSGEELAYMVKIPDIGTLAGYWSGSISNSDYSGNFYISIDNTGKITSPSSYFGHVFTRKGKVIGFIATNNGSDCWGQMQFADCIFLKDNISGKMIADCSDINGSIFLSRFSTQMYSYKEITPKFYYIIGMGDGKWNNSSKGLGASYYPMSIVTGNQYDANGNGIFTYTGYFLSTNQFKLIGGNLDWLEQWGNDGIPGINNPIHNYLLSSNFQVPADGLYIITLNSISNTLSIKQLTSYIPTWYSTIGLIGDMSNWMNEVTMNPVGPLYNHVWYTNYTFASNCIVDQGVKFRANNDWSTNWGCADFPYGIGSQDGANIPYTAGTYTIFFNDVSGTYYFFKQSTSAVKEVNSKFISIYPNPASNYIYIKGLTTEVTTRITNLNGELVTTESVHNNSINISSLPTGIYFLHIETQEGIVMKMFIKE